The genomic DNA TTTCAGCGACTGGCAAATCCTGATCAGCGACCGCAGAGATGCCAAACAACAAGAACAGCGCCTCCATAAATCCAGGAACGCATGAGTGCTGCTCGCTGCGGGCTAACCAGCGCTCCAAATGAGCCAGCGCCAAGCCATCTAAGGCCCCCGAAGTACAGCGAACCGCTTCCGCGCCGAATAAACCAGGAACGAACAACGTAATATGGCGATCTTGCATCTTAGGTTAACTAAAGAAATCGAGAGTGCGCCCATCATAGGTGCTAAACGAGAATGGCGCAAAAGCCTACGCATAAAAAAGGCGCCATTCTGGCGCCCAACGATGGTAGGGGCACGGTGCGCCGTGCCCCTACTGAAAGGGCGGGTTACCCTGTCTTGAGGAGGAGCATTAATTCACTGGATACGTTTTTGGCCTGGGCCGCCAGAGCCAGGCCGCTATTGCCTTCAAACAGGCCGCGGAGGGTCTGTGCGACCTGTGAAGCATGTTCAGCCGACTGGATCACCCCATTACCTCGACTGTCATCCTTTCGATTCAGCACCTCAGCTGCACGGCTCACGGTTACGGCATCATCTTGCCGCCCGCTGGCAACCGTTGACGCCTGATCACTTGTTGACACCTGATTGAGATCGAGCTGATTACCCAGCCGCGACGCATGACTCTGGGTTAGATTTTGTAACCCGTTGTTATCAATTGGTTTTGCCACTGGTAATTCTCCTTGATCTGGGTGACGATATTTTGGCGGTCCGGAACCTTATTCCCTGCTTAACTGATTAGGTGCAAAGACCGGGCCAACTATAAAAGCCACCCTCACTTCTCCCCCTTTAACTTTGGTAATTCGCCCACACTCCAGGCAATGCACAAATTTAAATAGGCTATAGACAATTATTCCCAGGATGATGTACATTGTTATACGAATATATAAACCAAGAAACGATTGATTGTTTGGGGTTCGTTCTCGGTATAACTAATAACTCGCAGGGGATTGGGGTATGAAGCATAATTCTAAGGTATTGATTGTACTTGGTTTCTCGACAATTTGCGCACCTGGGTTCGTCCTTGCTGCCGCACCTTTGGCGTTCGATGGCTGGACCACCAATGCCTCCGGCGCAATTGACACCAGTTCTTCCTGCTCCTCAAAACCTGGGGTGAGCTGTAAAACCTTGGCTTCTGACAAGGGTTTTCTCCAAGAAGAAGTGAAAACACCTGATTACACCTATGTTCGCATGATCGTTACTGATCCAAGCGGTGCGGGCGGCCCATCAGGCAAGGCGTTTGCAGCTGAGTCCTTTGTTCCGTTTGCTCTGGGTAGTTCCTCGGGGATTACTCAAGGAGTGGCCTCAAAGCAAGTGGTTCGCGACGCAGCCCAAGGGTTTACCGATCAAGCCGAAGTACAAAGCGCTATGATGCGTTTCAGCAACCCAGCGATGACCGGCTTCAACCAGCCACTAACGCCGACTCCGGCAACTGAGATGTTCAAGGTGCGTCTGACGCAGACCTTTGACAAACCTGATTATCAATCAACCTTTAAATACACTGACTATACCGCATTCGCAAGCGGCGGTCTTACCCCTGACACCGATACTGTCATCGGCCACACCATGGAAATATCGCAGACAATTCCGATCCCCAACGCACCAAACGCCAACGCCAAGCAAGGCTTCGTACACAAACAGGCAGGTGGTTACGCGGGTAATTCTGTTCCATTTCCGTTCCCATTCGGTAACTACTTTGTTAGCGAAAAGATTACCACTGCCGGTTCAGCAGTACTTAACGGTAAGACAGTTTCGTGGAGCGATGCCGACACGATTTCCACAAGCTGGGTCGCCGAGGATACCAGTGGCCTGGCGACCACTGCTCAAGCACTCACCAACATAACCACGAGCAGCAGCGCAAGCCAAACTTTGACCAATGTACCGACGCCTACATCGCCAACTGTTTGGCCGGCGATTTTCGGTACTGCACCAAGCTTCCCATAAGCCGCGCAGGATAGAAACACTCAAAAGCCCCTCTAGAGGGGCTTTTTTGTTTTGTGGCTTCGGGATTCCTGTTGTGGCAATTCATGAATCGCCCCTACGACTGACTGTTGGGAATTTATTTCAGTTGCGCTCGGTAAAAAATACCCGCCCAGTCACTCCACACAACAGCTCATAAGGAATCGTCGAGGCACGAATCGCCACCTCTTCTACGGGCAACCCTTTGCCCCAGAGCACGACAGGATCACCGACATCTGCGCGTGGTTGTTGTCGCAGGTCGACACAGATCATGTCCATCGACACGCGACCAATTAATGGCACGCGGATGTTGTTCACCAACACCGGCGTGCCAGGCACCGCATGGCGCGGATAGCCATCACCATAACCACAAGCGACAACGCCCACCAGCATATCTTCTGGACACACCCAACTGGCACCATAACCAATGGCATCCCCTGTGCGTGCCTGATTGATGGCAATCAAGCGCGAATGCAAGGTCATCACGGGGTGCAAACTTTCTTCCTCACCCTTCCCGGCCATGAATGGAGAAACGCCATACAGCATGATCCCAGGCCGCACCCAATCGCCATGACTGCGCGGCCAACCCAGAATACCGGCGGAATTGGCGATGCTCATAGCACCATCCATTCCGCTAATGGCGTGACGAAACTTTTCCAATTGTTGTTCAGTCTGTTCACTGCTGCGATCATCCGCGCTCGCAAGATGTGTCATCACCCGCAACTCACCCACTGCGCTGCAACGCTGAAGACGCTGCCAAAGTGCTGGTGCTTGATCGATTCTCACGCCCAGACGATGCATGCCGGTATCAATCTTGAGCCAGGCGACCACTGGTTTTGCCAACCGTGCCCGCTCCAGCACTTGCACCTGATACTCGTGATGAATGACCACCTGCAAATCATGAGCCACGATTTCGCTCAGCTCACTGGCCTCAAGAAATCCTTCGAGCAAGACAATCGGCGTAACAATACCCGCCTGGCGCAACTGCAAGGCTTCTTCCAGTCTGGCAACCGCAAGGGCATCAACATCACTTAACGCCCCGGCTACACGAACGATGCCGTGACCATAAGCATTAGCCTTGATAATAGCCATGATGCGCCGTCCTGGCGCAGATTGGCGGACTCGTTCCAGATTATGCCGCAGGGCCGTGAGGTCGATATGCGCCTCGACCGCCGGTGTCATGCATAACCCTCGTTAGAGTAATGATCAGAAATGAAATTTTCAAAGCGGGTGTATTTACCGAGGAACGTCAGCCGAGTGGTGCCAATCGGCCCATTACGCTGTTTGCCGATAATGATTTCAGCCGTGCCTTTATCCGGACTGTCTTCATTGTAGACTTCATCACGATAAATAAAGACGATAATATCGGCATCCTGTTCGATAGCACCGGATTCGCGCAAATCAGACATCACCGGGCGTTTATTCGGACGTTGCTCCAAGCCCCGATTAAGCTGCGACAATGCGATGACGGGCACATGTAGTTCCTTGGCCAAACTCTTCAACGAGCGCGAGATTTCGGAGATTTCTGCAGTACGATTTTCCTTGTTGCCAGGCACCTGCATCAGTTGCAGGTAATCGATCAGTATCAAACCTAGCTGACCATGTTCACGCGTCAAGCGGCGGCAACGAGTACGCAATTCGTTAGGCGATAAGGCGGGAGTATCGTCAATAAATAGCGGCTTCTCAGCCAGCAAACCTACCGCCGAAGCCAGCCGTGGCCAATCTTCATCATCCAGTTTACCGGTACGCACTTTATGTTGGTCGATGCGACCCAGCGACGATAACATACGCATCGCCAATTGCGCGGCGGACATTTCCATGCTGAATACGGCAACGGGCTTTTCAGTTTTGATCACCGCATGTTCGGCAATATTCATCGCAAAGCTGGTCTTACCCATCGAGGGACGACCCGCAACGATGATCAAGTCCCCCTTCTGCAATCCTGATGTCTTCTCATCGAAATCACTGAATCCTGTAGGGATGCCTGTCAATGGATTGTCTTGCTGGAAGAGCTCATCGATACGATCGACGACTTCCGTCAAAACATCCTTAATCGCGGCAAAACCACCCTTGCCGCGCGCGCCTTGTTCTGCGATTTCAAATACCAGCCGCTCGGCATTATCGAGCAGTTCTTCGCTTTTTCTACCTTCGGTGACAAAGCCGCTGTTGCTGATTTCAGTACCGACATGAATCAATTGCCGCAGCACGGAACGTTCGCGCACAATCTCAGCATAGGCCTTGATATTAGCGGCGCTGGGCGTGTTATTCGCCAGCATGCCCAGATAAGCCAGGCCACCCGCCTGATCCAGTTGATTCCGCTTTTCCAACCACTCAGAAAGCGTGACCACATCGAAGGGCGTCGATTCGTCGGCCAGATCGCGCACCGCCTGAAAAATCAGCCGGTGATCCCGCCGATAAAAATCATCGTCGCTGACCATATCTCCCACCTGTTCCCAGGAGGCGTTATCCAGCATCAAACCGCCCAGCAGGGACTGCTCGGCTTCAATGGAATGGGGCGGGATTTTGAAGGCCTCTGTGGCCTCATCCGTCCGGACGACAACACGCGATACTTCAGGCATGGCGAATCCGATTTATTGAGTGAACTACTTAAGGCAGTTTACAACGACAAGCCACGGTCGGAAAAGCAGCCTCTGGAAATAAAAACGCGGCGGAGAGAGGGATACCCTCTCGTCCGCCGCGTCTGAGTGCCTGTGATTAGGCTTCAGCGACGACGTTAACGGTCACGGTCGCAGTCACATCGGCATGCAGTTGCAGATCGATGGAATACTGACCGATGGCACGCATCGGGCCTTCTGGCAGCAGCACTTCGTGCTTGGCTACCGGAATACCGGCCTTGGCCGCCACGGCAGCCGCCACATCGGCAGTACCCACGGAGCCAAACAGCTTGCCTTCATCACCCGCACGACGTGCAATTTCAACGGTCAAGCCATTGATTTTGGCAGCGCGCGCCTGATCGGCGGCCAATTCCTCGGCCACCTTCTTTTCCAGCTCTTTGCGGCGTTGTTCGAAAACGGCCCGATTCGCTGCGTTGGCCGTGACAGCCTTGCCGCGTGGAATCAGAAAATTACGACCATAGCCAGGACGGACCTTGACGGTGTCGCCCAAGTTACCCAAGTTTTGGACCTTATCCAGCAAAATTACTTCCATCTCGCACCTCTGCTCAATGTCAATTCATCAAAAAATCAAAATTCAATTCGGATCATGATTGTCGCCGGGCGTTTTCACCACCGGCTTCAATCTGGACCTGAAATCCACAAAGCTGTCGACCAAACCCATCACCGACAGCACTATCATCACATGGGGCAACAAAACGAACGCCACCACATATAAACCAATCAACCACCCAATACTGGCACCGGTAATAGCGACGATTGCATGCGTCAGGGCCAGACCAAAGATGCTGTAGATTACAATCACCACAACCGCAGAGTCTCTGGCGATATCGGCCATGGCACCCGATCCCGCCAATCCCAGCACCACAATCGCTAACGCAATCACAGCGGCCGTCTGACTCTGGCGCAAGGCCAGAAACTCCTGCCGAAACCCGCCAGGGTTGTACAGCACCGCCTGCCACCAGCGCCCCACCATCAGGCTGCTAATCAAACCGAGCACCACTGCCCCGGACAAAAATCCGGTCATCCAATCGGCAATCCGCGGCAATTGGTCGCGAAGCGCGTCCATCTGCCCCATACCGCCCTGGTTCGCCATGGTGTCCATCACCGACTTCAACACCTGTTGCCAGAACTGCGCCGGATCGGCAAATATGCCATACATCACCAGCACACCTGCGATGCCGATCGCCGCCACCGCATCCAGCGTTAACGGCCAGGATTGAGTTTTGCGTAACAGCAGCGCCAACAACCACAGCGGCAGCCACAATACCAACCCGAACAACACGGCAACTGCGAATCCGGCTTGTCCCTGTACCAGAAACATGACCAACCCCATCAGCAAGCCAGCGCCGCAAAACACCGATAATCCGCGCTGCGCCCCCATGCGTAATGTCACCAGCGCAACGGCAGCACCGCTCAACACGCTCAGTACTCCCAGGATCGGCACCAGGGAGAACAGTGCCATGACGGCCACTGCGAGAATAGCCTGCCATGGGCCGCGCATGATAAAGCGCGCAATCGCTAACATTACCTTAAAGCGCCCTTTATCTTTTTAACTCCGTCCCGCACCCAAGGCATGAGACACAACAACTATTAATGCGAATCGCTGTACGGCAACAAGGCCAGGAAACGGGCGCGCTTGATTGCAGTAGAGAGCTGACGCTGATAACGCGCGTTGGTACCCGTGATCCGGCTTGGAACGATCTTGCCGGTCTCAGTGATGTACTGACGCAAGGTACCGATGTCTTTGTAATCGATTTCCTTTACGCCTTCAGCGGTAAAGCGGCAAAACTTGCGACGACGAAA from Gammaproteobacteria bacterium includes the following:
- the alr gene encoding alanine racemase, with protein sequence MTPAVEAHIDLTALRHNLERVRQSAPGRRIMAIIKANAYGHGIVRVAGALSDVDALAVARLEEALQLRQAGIVTPIVLLEGFLEASELSEIVAHDLQVVIHHEYQVQVLERARLAKPVVAWLKIDTGMHRLGVRIDQAPALWQRLQRCSAVGELRVMTHLASADDRSSEQTEQQLEKFRHAISGMDGAMSIANSAGILGWPRSHGDWVRPGIMLYGVSPFMAGKGEEESLHPVMTLHSRLIAINQARTGDAIGYGASWVCPEDMLVGVVACGYGDGYPRHAVPGTPVLVNNIRVPLIGRVSMDMICVDLRQQPRADVGDPVVLWGKGLPVEEVAIRASTIPYELLCGVTGRVFFTERN
- the dnaB gene encoding replicative DNA helicase, whose product is MPEVSRVVVRTDEATEAFKIPPHSIEAEQSLLGGLMLDNASWEQVGDMVSDDDFYRRDHRLIFQAVRDLADESTPFDVVTLSEWLEKRNQLDQAGGLAYLGMLANNTPSAANIKAYAEIVRERSVLRQLIHVGTEISNSGFVTEGRKSEELLDNAERLVFEIAEQGARGKGGFAAIKDVLTEVVDRIDELFQQDNPLTGIPTGFSDFDEKTSGLQKGDLIIVAGRPSMGKTSFAMNIAEHAVIKTEKPVAVFSMEMSAAQLAMRMLSSLGRIDQHKVRTGKLDDEDWPRLASAVGLLAEKPLFIDDTPALSPNELRTRCRRLTREHGQLGLILIDYLQLMQVPGNKENRTAEISEISRSLKSLAKELHVPVIALSQLNRGLEQRPNKRPVMSDLRESGAIEQDADIIVFIYRDEVYNEDSPDKGTAEIIIGKQRNGPIGTTRLTFLGKYTRFENFISDHYSNEGYA
- the rplI gene encoding 50S ribosomal protein L9 gives rise to the protein MEVILLDKVQNLGNLGDTVKVRPGYGRNFLIPRGKAVTANAANRAVFEQRRKELEKKVAEELAADQARAAKINGLTVEIARRAGDEGKLFGSVGTADVAAAVAAKAGIPVAKHEVLLPEGPMRAIGQYSIDLQLHADVTATVTVNVVAEA
- a CDS encoding DUF2232 domain-containing protein, with protein sequence MLAIARFIMRGPWQAILAVAVMALFSLVPILGVLSVLSGAAVALVTLRMGAQRGLSVFCGAGLLMGLVMFLVQGQAGFAVAVLFGLVLWLPLWLLALLLRKTQSWPLTLDAVAAIGIAGVLVMYGIFADPAQFWQQVLKSVMDTMANQGGMGQMDALRDQLPRIADWMTGFLSGAVVLGLISSLMVGRWWQAVLYNPGGFRQEFLALRQSQTAAVIALAIVVLGLAGSGAMADIARDSAVVVIVIYSIFGLALTHAIVAITGASIGWLIGLYVVAFVLLPHVMIVLSVMGLVDSFVDFRSRLKPVVKTPGDNHDPN
- a CDS encoding 30S ribosomal protein S18, which translates into the protein MARQFRRRKFCRFTAEGVKEIDYKDIGTLRQYITETGKIVPSRITGTNARYQRQLSTAIKRARFLALLPYSDSH